In a genomic window of Roseofilum capinflatum BLCC-M114:
- a CDS encoding DUF4351 domain-containing protein, with protein sequence MGPSPQMGEALLDFTGVEDLVSWLSDNAR encoded by the coding sequence ATTGGCCCTTCACCCCAGATGGGGGAAGCGCTGCTCGATTTTACGGGAGTTGAGGATTTAGTGTCTTGGTTGAGCGATAATGCTCGGTAG